From Doryrhamphus excisus isolate RoL2022-K1 chromosome 22, RoL_Dexc_1.0, whole genome shotgun sequence, one genomic window encodes:
- the taok2b gene encoding serine/threonine-protein kinase TAO2 isoform X1 — MPSSVRAGSLKDPEVAELFCREDPEKLFTDLREIGHGSFGAVYFAHDIRTNEVVAIKKMSYSGKQSNEKWQDIIKEVKFLQKLRHPNTVEYHGCYLREHTAWLVMEYCLGSASDLLEVHKKPLQEVEIAAITHGALQGLVYLHSHNMIHRDVKAGNILLTEPGQVKLGDFGSASIVAPANSFVGTPYWMAPEVILAMDEGQYDGKVDVWSLGITCIELAERKPPLFNMNAMSALYHIAQNESPVLQSNHWSDYFRNFVDSCLQKLAQDRPTSDVLLKHHFLCRERPMTVVMDLIARTKDAVRELDNLQYRKMKKILFHEAHNGPAPEGADEEEDVEQYMLRTGTVNSMESSHSLPSMSISASSQSSSVNSLADGSDDSGEMAMMQEGEHTVTSNSSVLHKPLSHDNIYDDPYQPEVDSQRDASSAGGGGGGGGGGGGGRRRRGRDHFATIRTASLVTRQIQEHEQGSALREQMSGYKRMRRQHQKQLMGLENKLKAEMDEHQLRLDKELENQRNSFSMEGEKLSKKHSAIMDKETKAVLTEEKKFQQHILGQQKKELTSLLESQKRQYRQRKEQLKEELNENQSTPKREKQEWLVHQKECLQQLQAEEESGLLRRQRQYYELQCRQYKRKMLLARHNLEQDLLREELNKKQTLKDLECAMLLRHHESTQELEFRQLGLVQRTRADLIRTQHQTELTNQMEYNKRREQELRQKHAMEVRQQPKSLKVSEGGTAQNQGFPEEGEATEGQNGGRDAGQEPLYGSIEELEKIDETKKMELDEGAEFRDEEEDEGVEHVIDLSSGIRRDSDDKEGWEMREVEGVRWEYEADEGQTAHLIDEEEEGRGVADGCPSELISALSLEKRGEQELDELSEFYFPEALEELEPVPPGAPPPPSPPQSSLPSFFSHAVCLFLSLSAAAQPSNLTLLLLCVFLLSLRRSPPLPSLSSLLLSAELALLAHFFSYLLLRSCCSLSFSAYLSLSLWASGFFSLGLSFSLGIYYIPMILVSASFLSSPSLFLSLYLLVVLVVRPARDFLQHAPRKVNRLCMRVLFRLPRPLFAMCQSLLGGVAERSLYEMFPKAGRNWGGRQSKIPVPLKSLPLKDQARVRSPSPLAQGILWVKRFSRRPLGVLADFANSLVLKLARQLVKKLPTGIRLWLRRVGLLKKERPSRLPRLLPRDVRERRMKERVRRERERRRREERERMLRDEARWECGLRRTSSGRFVRGKVRPWR, encoded by the exons ATGCCTTCGAGTGTGCGGGCCGGGAGCCTGAAGGACCCGGAGGTGGCTGAACTCTTCTGCAGAGAGGATCCTGAGAAGCTCTTCACAGATCTTAGGGAAATTGGACATGGGAGCTTTGGCGCTGTCTACTTT gCCCATGACATCCGCACCAATGAGGTGGTGGCCATCAAGAAGATGTCCTACAGTGGCAAACAGTCCAATGAG AAATGGCAGGATATCATCAAGGAAGTCAAATTCCTCCAGAAATTGCGGCATCCCAACACAGTCGAGTACCATGGCTGCTACCTAAGGGAGCACACAGCATGG CTGGTGATGGAGTACTGCTTGGGCTCTGcttctgaccttttggaag TTCACAAGAAGCCCCTCCAAGAGGTGGAAATAGCTGCTATTACCCATGGTGCACTTCAGGGACTGGTCTATCTTCACTCTCACAACATGATTCACAG GGATGTTAAGGCAGGAAACATCTTGCTCACGGAGCCGGGACAGGTCAAACTGGGTGACTTTGGTTCTGCATCCATTGTTGCACCAGCCAACTCCTTTGTCGGAACACCTTACTG GATGGCCCCTGAGGTGATCCTGGCCATGGACGAGGGTCAGTACGATGGAAAGGTGGATGTGTGGTCACTTGGCATTACCTGCATAGAGCTGG CGGAAAGGAAGCCTCCTCTGTTCAACATGAATGCTATGAGTGCCTTATATCACATCGCCCAGAATGAGAGCCCCGTGTTGCAGTCAAATCACTG GTCGGATTATTTCCGCAATTTTGTGGACTCATGTTTGCAGAAGCTTGCCCAGGACAGACCTACCTCGGATGTGCTGCTCAAG CACCATTTCCTATGCAGAGAGCGTCCCATGACGGTTGTGATGGACCTCATTGCACGCACCAAGGACGCTGTCCGCGAGCTGGACAACCTGCAGTACCGGAAGATGAAGAAAATCCTCTTCCACGAGGCCCACAATGGACCTGCGCCGGAGGGAGCTGACGAAGAAGAG GACGTGGAGCAGTACATGCTGCGCACGGGCACGGTCAACAGCATGGAGAGTTCCCACTCGCTGCCATCCATGTCCATCAGTGCCAGCTCTCAAAGCAGCTCCGTGAACAGCCTGGCCGACGGCTCAGACGACAGTGGCGAGATGGCCATGATGCAGGAGGGCGAGCACACAGTCACGTCTAACAGCTCCGTCCTACACAAACCGCTG AGCCACGACAACATCTATGATGACCCCTACCAGCCAGAGGTTGACTCCCAACGAGATGCCTCCTCTgctggtggaggaggtggcggcggcggtggaggaggaggtgggaggCGTCGTCGAGGCCGAGACCATTTTGCCACCATCAGGACGGCATCGCTCGTCACTCGTCAGATCCAGGAACACGAGCAGGGGTCGGCCCTGAGGGAACAGATGTCagg GTACAAGCGTATGCGCCGGCAGCACCAGAAACAGTTAATGGGCCTTGAAAACAAGCTGAAGGCAGAAATGGACGAGCACCAGCTGCGACTGGACAAGGAGCTGGAGAACCAGAGGAACAGCTTCTCCATGGAAGGAGAAAAGTTATCTAAGAAGCACTCTGCTATTATGGACAAGGAG ACAAAAGCGGTTCTGACTGAGGAGAAGAAGTTCCAGCAGCACATACTCGGCCAGCAGAAGAAGGAGTTGACAAGTCTGCTTGAGTCGCAGAAACGACAGTACCGGCAACGCAAAGAGCAGCTTAAAGAG GAGCTGAACGAGAACCAGTCTACCCCCAAGCGGGAGAAGCAGGAGTGGCTGGTGCACCAGAAGGAGTGTCTCCAGCAGCTCCAGGCCGAGGAAGAGTCTGGTCTCCTGAGGAGGCAGAGGCAGTATTATGAACTCCAGTGTCGCCAGTACAAAAGGAAGATGCTGCTGGCACGCCACAACCTCGAGCAAGATCTGCTGAGAGAG GAGCTGAACAAGAAGCAGACCCTGAAAGACCTCGAGTGTGCCATGCTGCTGCGCCACCACGAATCCACCCAGGAGCTGGAGTTCCGCCAGCTGGGTCTGGTGCAGCGGACCCGCGCCGATCTGATCCGCACGCAGCACCAAACCGAGCTCACCAACCAGATGGAGTACAACAAGCGACGTGAGCAGGAACTCCGCCAGAAGCACGCCATGGAGGTCCGCCAGCAGCCCAAGAGCCTCAAAGTGAGTGAAGGCGGCACTGCCCAGAACCAGGGCTTCCCCGAGGAGGGCGAGGCGACAGAGGGGCAGAATGGGGGCCGTGATGCCGGGCAGGAGCCGCTATACGGCTCAATTGAGGAATTAGAAAAGATAGATGAGACCAAAAAGATGGAGCTCGATGAAGGAGCTGAATTTAGAGATGAGGAAGAAGACGAGGGCGTTGAACATGTTATCGACTTGTCAAGTGGAATCAGAAGAGATTCAGATGACAAGGAGGGGTGGGAAATGAGGGAGGTGGAAGGGGTCCGGTGGGAATATGAGGCAGATGAAGGTCAGACTGCACACTTAAttgacgaggaagaggagggaagaGGTGTGGCCGATGGATGCCCTTCCGAGCTCATCTCTGCGCTGTCCCTGGAAAAAAGAGGCGAGCAGGAGCTGGACGAGTTGTCCGAGTTTTACTTCCCTGAAGCACTAGAGGAGCTGGAGCCTGTTCCTCCTGGCgctcctcctccaccttccCCCCCTCAGTCATCTCTCCCATCATTTTTCTCCCACGCTGTCTGCCTCTTCCTGTCTCTCTCGGCCGCCGCCCAGCCCTCTAACCTGACGCTGCTGCTCCTCTGCGTCTTCCTCCTCTCCCTGCGGCGCTCGCCGCCGCTGCCCTCGCTTTCTTCCCTCCTGCTGTCGGCTGAGCTCGCCCTCCTGGCACACTTCTTCTCCTACCTCCTTCTCCGCTCTTGCTGCTCGCTGTCATTCTCCGCCTACCTGTCGCTCAGCCTGTGGGCCAGTGGGTTCTTTAGTCTGGGGCTGTCCTTCAGCCTGGGCATATACTACATCCCCATGATTTTAGTCTCTGCCTCCTTCCTCAGCTCCCCCTCCCTTTTCCTGTCGCTCTACTTGCTGGTGGTGCTGGTTGTCCGGCCGGCCCGCGACTTCCTTCAGCACGCACCCCGCAAAGTCAATCGACTGTGTATGCGCGTGCTTTTCCGCCTCCCCCGGCCGCTTTTTGCCATGTGTCAGTCGCTCCTCGGCGGCGTGGCCGAGCGTAGCCTCTATGAGATGTTCCCGAAAGCGGGACGTAACTGGGGAGGCCGGCAGTCCAAAATCCCTGTCCCTCTGAAGAGTCTCCCTTTGAAGGATCAGGCTCGTGTCAGAAGTCCCTCCCCGCTGGCGCAGGGAATCTTGTGGGTGAAGCGTTTCAGCCGACGCCCCCTGGGGGTGCTCGCTGACTTTGCTAACTCACTAGTGCTAAAGCTAGCTCGGCAGCTGGTTAAGAAACTGCCAACTGGCATTCGCCTTTGGTTGAGACGCGTGGGCCTGCTAAAGAAGGAGAGGCCCAGCAGGCTGCCTCGACTGCTCCCTCGTGATGTAAGGGAGAGGAGGATGAAGGAGAGAGTTAGGCGGGAGAGGGAGAGGAGGCGCAGGGAGGAGCGGGAGAGGATGCTGCGCGATGAGGCCAGGTGGGAATGCGGCTTGAGGCGAACCTCCTCTGGAAGGTTCGTCAGGGGTAAGGTTCGCCCGTGGAGATAA
- the taok2b gene encoding serine/threonine-protein kinase TAO2 isoform X2, with translation MPSSVRAGSLKDPEVAELFCREDPEKLFTDLREIGHGSFGAVYFAHDIRTNEVVAIKKMSYSGKQSNEKWQDIIKEVKFLQKLRHPNTVEYHGCYLREHTAWLVMEYCLGSASDLLEVHKKPLQEVEIAAITHGALQGLVYLHSHNMIHRDVKAGNILLTEPGQVKLGDFGSASIVAPANSFVGTPYWMAPEVILAMDEGQYDGKVDVWSLGITCIELAERKPPLFNMNAMSALYHIAQNESPVLQSNHWSDYFRNFVDSCLQKLAQDRPTSDVLLKHHFLCRERPMTVVMDLIARTKDAVRELDNLQYRKMKKILFHEAHNGPAPEGADEEEDVEQYMLRTGTVNSMESSHSLPSMSISASSQSSSVNSLADGSDDSGEMAMMQEGEHTVTSNSSVLHKPLSHDNIYDDPYQPEVDSQRDASSAGGGGGGGGGGGGGRRRRGRDHFATIRTASLVTRQIQEHEQGSALREQMSGYKRMRRQHQKQLMGLENKLKAEMDEHQLRLDKELENQRNSFSMEGEKLSKKHSAIMDKETKAVLTEEKKFQQHILGQQKKELTSLLESQKRQYRQRKEQLKEELNENQSTPKREKQEWLVHQKECLQQLQAEEESGLLRRQRQYYELQCRQYKRKMLLARHNLEQDLLREELNKKQTLKDLECAMLLRHHESTQELEFRQLGLVQRTRADLIRTQHQTELTNQMEYNKRREQELRQKHAMEVRQQPKSLKSKELQIKRQFQDTCKIQTRQYKALRNHLLENTPKSDHKAMLKRLKDEQTRKLAILAEQYDHSINDMLSTQALRLDETQEAEYKVLRMQLQQELELLNAYQSKIKIHTDTQHEREVKDLEQRVSIRRALLEQRIEEEMLSLQNERSERIRTLLERQASEIESFDSESLRLGFTSLSLSGLPADAYSKQGYPNAPPPAPRSTSHWSHGVHPQNAPLPQPSRRSHNSSSSGGGVGERRSDSSSSHGLGMALALSRDGHHPSRSSASSSSSSSSSSHHQRHHLPQHYHHQSTPQLYRERERDRDREQEKEREWPGVRGPSGDLVHPLPLPFSHHLPSRSSSQSLAMLPPPPPVPPSISGPSSSSSSSSSSQGGIYGGERSGGGVSGVSSGLGIRAAPSLMALRNSPQPLRRTASGGGPGAGAGADSVLSRSTSVTSHISNGSHLSYS, from the exons ATGCCTTCGAGTGTGCGGGCCGGGAGCCTGAAGGACCCGGAGGTGGCTGAACTCTTCTGCAGAGAGGATCCTGAGAAGCTCTTCACAGATCTTAGGGAAATTGGACATGGGAGCTTTGGCGCTGTCTACTTT gCCCATGACATCCGCACCAATGAGGTGGTGGCCATCAAGAAGATGTCCTACAGTGGCAAACAGTCCAATGAG AAATGGCAGGATATCATCAAGGAAGTCAAATTCCTCCAGAAATTGCGGCATCCCAACACAGTCGAGTACCATGGCTGCTACCTAAGGGAGCACACAGCATGG CTGGTGATGGAGTACTGCTTGGGCTCTGcttctgaccttttggaag TTCACAAGAAGCCCCTCCAAGAGGTGGAAATAGCTGCTATTACCCATGGTGCACTTCAGGGACTGGTCTATCTTCACTCTCACAACATGATTCACAG GGATGTTAAGGCAGGAAACATCTTGCTCACGGAGCCGGGACAGGTCAAACTGGGTGACTTTGGTTCTGCATCCATTGTTGCACCAGCCAACTCCTTTGTCGGAACACCTTACTG GATGGCCCCTGAGGTGATCCTGGCCATGGACGAGGGTCAGTACGATGGAAAGGTGGATGTGTGGTCACTTGGCATTACCTGCATAGAGCTGG CGGAAAGGAAGCCTCCTCTGTTCAACATGAATGCTATGAGTGCCTTATATCACATCGCCCAGAATGAGAGCCCCGTGTTGCAGTCAAATCACTG GTCGGATTATTTCCGCAATTTTGTGGACTCATGTTTGCAGAAGCTTGCCCAGGACAGACCTACCTCGGATGTGCTGCTCAAG CACCATTTCCTATGCAGAGAGCGTCCCATGACGGTTGTGATGGACCTCATTGCACGCACCAAGGACGCTGTCCGCGAGCTGGACAACCTGCAGTACCGGAAGATGAAGAAAATCCTCTTCCACGAGGCCCACAATGGACCTGCGCCGGAGGGAGCTGACGAAGAAGAG GACGTGGAGCAGTACATGCTGCGCACGGGCACGGTCAACAGCATGGAGAGTTCCCACTCGCTGCCATCCATGTCCATCAGTGCCAGCTCTCAAAGCAGCTCCGTGAACAGCCTGGCCGACGGCTCAGACGACAGTGGCGAGATGGCCATGATGCAGGAGGGCGAGCACACAGTCACGTCTAACAGCTCCGTCCTACACAAACCGCTG AGCCACGACAACATCTATGATGACCCCTACCAGCCAGAGGTTGACTCCCAACGAGATGCCTCCTCTgctggtggaggaggtggcggcggcggtggaggaggaggtgggaggCGTCGTCGAGGCCGAGACCATTTTGCCACCATCAGGACGGCATCGCTCGTCACTCGTCAGATCCAGGAACACGAGCAGGGGTCGGCCCTGAGGGAACAGATGTCagg GTACAAGCGTATGCGCCGGCAGCACCAGAAACAGTTAATGGGCCTTGAAAACAAGCTGAAGGCAGAAATGGACGAGCACCAGCTGCGACTGGACAAGGAGCTGGAGAACCAGAGGAACAGCTTCTCCATGGAAGGAGAAAAGTTATCTAAGAAGCACTCTGCTATTATGGACAAGGAG ACAAAAGCGGTTCTGACTGAGGAGAAGAAGTTCCAGCAGCACATACTCGGCCAGCAGAAGAAGGAGTTGACAAGTCTGCTTGAGTCGCAGAAACGACAGTACCGGCAACGCAAAGAGCAGCTTAAAGAG GAGCTGAACGAGAACCAGTCTACCCCCAAGCGGGAGAAGCAGGAGTGGCTGGTGCACCAGAAGGAGTGTCTCCAGCAGCTCCAGGCCGAGGAAGAGTCTGGTCTCCTGAGGAGGCAGAGGCAGTATTATGAACTCCAGTGTCGCCAGTACAAAAGGAAGATGCTGCTGGCACGCCACAACCTCGAGCAAGATCTGCTGAGAGAG GAGCTGAACAAGAAGCAGACCCTGAAAGACCTCGAGTGTGCCATGCTGCTGCGCCACCACGAATCCACCCAGGAGCTGGAGTTCCGCCAGCTGGGTCTGGTGCAGCGGACCCGCGCCGATCTGATCCGCACGCAGCACCAAACCGAGCTCACCAACCAGATGGAGTACAACAAGCGACGTGAGCAGGAACTCCGCCAGAAGCACGCCATGGAGGTCCGCCAGCAGCCCAAGAGCCTCAAA TCTAAAGAGCTGCAGATAAAGCGTCAGTTCCAGGACACATGCAAGATCCAGACCCGCCAGTACAAGGCCCTGAGGAACCACCTGCTGGAGAACACGCCCAAGTCAGACCACAAGGCCATGCTGAAGCGCCTGAAGGATGAGCAGACCCGTAAGCTGGCCATCCTGGCCGAGCAGTACGACCACTCCATCAATGACATGCTGTCCACGCAGGCT CTACGATTGGATGAGACCCAGGAAGCGGAGTACAAGGTGCTGCGCATGCAACTGCAGCAGGAACTGGAGCTGCTCAACGCCTACCAGAGCAAGATCAAGATCCACACGGACACGCAGCATGAGAGGGAAGTCAAGGACCTGGAGCAGAGAGTGTCCATCCGCCGCGCACTGCTGGAGCAGAGG ATCGAGGAGGAGATGCTGTCACTCCAGAACGAGCGCTCCGAGCGTATCCGCACCCTCTTGGAGCGCCAGGCCAGCGAGATCGAGAGCTTCGACTCTGAGAGTTTACGTCTGGGCTTCACCAGCTTGTCCCTCTCAGGCCTCCCTGCTGATGCCTACTCCAAGCAGGGTTACCCCAATGCCCCGCCCCCGGCCCCCCGCTCCACCAGCCACTGGAGCCATGGCGTGCACCCCCAGAACGCTCCCCTGCCGCAGCCCTCACGTCGGAgccacaacagcagcagcagcggaggAGGAGTAGGGGAACGCAGGAGCGACTCTTCCTCCTCGCATGGCTTAGGAATGGCACTGGCGCTGTCGAGGGACGGGCATCACCCGTCCCGCTCATCtgcctcgtcctcctcctcctcctcgtcttcttccCACCACCAACGCCACCACCTCCCACAGCACTACCACCACCAGAGCACGCCACAGCTGTACCGCGAGCGAGAGCGGGATAGGGACCGCGAACAGGAGAAGGAGCGGGAGTGGCCCGGTGTGCGAGGCCCCAGTGGGGACCTGGTCCACCCTTTACCCTTACCCTTCTCCCATCACCTACCCTCCCGCTCCTCCTCTCAGTCCCTCGCTATGCTACCTCCGCCGCCGCCCGTCCCTCCTTCCATTTCCGgcccatcctcctcctcgtcttcctcctcctcctcgcaggGGGGGATCTATGGCGGTGAAAGGAGCGGCGGCGGCGTCAGCGGCGTCAGCAGCGGGCTCGGCATACGTGCCGCACCCAGCCTCATGGCTCTGAGAAACAGCCCCCAACCTCTCAGGAGGACGGCGTCCGGTGGGGGACCCGGGGCAGGCGCGGGTGCCGACAGCGTCCTGAGTCGGAGCACCTCGGTCACCTCGCACATCTCCAACGGCTCGCATCTCTCCTACTCGTAG
- the LOC131109819 gene encoding tubulin alpha chain-like: MRECISMHVGQAGAQMGNACWELYCLEHGIQPDGQMPSDKTIGGGDDSFNTFFSETGAGKHVPRAVFVDLEPTVIDEIRTGTYRQLFHPEQLITGKEDAANNYARGHYTVGKELIDLVLDRTRKLADQCTGLQGFLIFHSFGGGTGSGFTSLLMERLSVDYGKKSKLEFAVYPAPQVSTAVVEPYNSILTTHTTLEHSDCAFMVDNEAIYDICRRNLDIERPTYTNLNRLIGQIVSSITASLRFDGALNVDLTEFQTNLVPYPRIHFPLATYAPVISAEKAYHEQLSVADITNACFEPANQMVKCDPRHGKYMACCLLYRGDVVPKDVNSAISNIKTKRSIQFVDWCPTGFKVGINYQPPTVVPGGDLAKVQRAVCMLSNTTAIAEAWARLDHKFDLMYAKRAFVHWYVGEGMEEGEFSEAREDMAALEKDYEEVGADSLGEEDEGEEY; the protein is encoded by the exons CTAGTGACAAAACCATTGGAGGCGGAGACGACTCCTTTAACACCTTCTTCAGTGAGACTGGAGCTGGCAAGCACGTTCCCAGGGCAGTCTTTGTGGATTTGGAGCCAACTGTCATCG ATGAAATCCGCACCGGAACATACCGCCAGCTCTTCCACCCTGAGCAGCTGATCACCGGGAAGGAGGATGCAGCAAACAACTACGCACGTGGTCACTACACAGTCGGCAAGGAGCTCATTGACCTGGTTCTTGATAGAACCCGCAAACTG gctgatCAGTGCACAGGCCTTCAAGGTTTCCTCATCTTCCATTCCTTTGGAGGCGGAACCGGTTCAGGTTTTACCTCTCTCCTCATGGAGCGCCTGTCAGTCGACTATGGCAAGAAGTCCAAACTGGAGTTTGCGGTTTACCCAGCCCCCCAGGTGTCTACTGCAGTAGTAGAACCTTATAACTCCATCCTGACCACTCACACCACCTTGGAACACTCGGACTGTGCATTCATGGTGGACAACGAAGCCATCTATGATATCTGCCGCAGAAACCTCGACATCGAGCGCCCAACTTACACCAACCTCAACAGGTTGATTGGTCAGATCGTGTCGTCCATCACCGCCTCCTTGCGATTCGATGGAGCCTTGAACGTGGATCTGACAGAGTTCCAGACTAATCTGGTGCCTTATCCACGTATCCACTTCCCCCTGGCCACCTACGCCCCAGTCATCTCCGCCGAGAAAGCCTATCACGAGCAGCTGTCCGTGGCGGACATCACCAATGCCTGCTTTGAGCCGGCCAATCAGATGGTGAAGTGTGACCCCCGTCACGGCAAATACATGGCGTGCTGTCTGCTGTACCGTGGCGATGTCGTGCCCAAGGACGTCAACTCTGCTATCAGCAACATCAAAACCAAGCGCTCCATCCAATTTGTTGACTGGTGCCCCACCGGCTTCAAAGTGGGCATCAACTACCAGCCCCCCACGGTTGTTCCAGGCGGGGACCTCGCTAAGGTGCAGAGGGCCGTGTGCATGCTGAGCAACACCACCGCCATCGCAGAAGCCTGGGCCAGACTAGACCACAAGTTTGACCTCATGTACGCAAAGAGAGCTTTCGTGCACTGGTACGTCGGAGAGGGGATGGAGGAGGGAGAGTTCTCCGAAGCCAGAGAAGACATGGCCGCCCTGGAGAAAGATTATGAAGAGGTGGGAGCCGACAGCCTTGGAGAGGAGGACGAAGGAGAAGAGTATTAG